Proteins encoded in a region of the Deltaproteobacteria bacterium RBG_16_64_85 genome:
- a CDS encoding acetyl-CoA acetyltransferase (Catalyzes the synthesis of acetoacetyl coenzyme A from two molecules of acetyl coenzyme A. It can also act as a thiolase, catalyzing the reverse reaction and generating two-carbon units from the four-carbon product of fatty acid oxidation), with protein MKEVVITGAARTAIGSLNGTIGDIPAPRLGAISIAEAITRSGIKKEDVDQVIMGNVLPAGAGQAPARQAGIYAGVPVSAGAMTINKMCGSGLKSVMLAEQAVATDEFEVIVAGGMESMTQAPYLLKKARSGYRLGNDTIYDHMIIDGLWDVYNNLHMGNCAELLAKEHRITREEQDEFAASSYNRALAAIREGKFEKEIVGVEIPQRKGDPLVFKVDEEPGRGNVSKLSSLKPVFQKDGTVTAGNASTINDGAAAVVVMSAENAKRRGIRPLARILGYSTASMEPVWFTVAPIDAIRKLLQKTGVDKDKVGLYEINEAFSGVAIAAIRGLKLDPGRVNVNGGAVSLGHPIGASGARILTTLLYAMEDRNEKLGIASLCIGGGEAVAMLVERI; from the coding sequence ATGAAGGAAGTGGTCATCACCGGAGCGGCAAGGACGGCAATCGGAAGCCTCAACGGGACGATCGGGGACATTCCGGCCCCCAGGCTCGGCGCGATCTCGATTGCGGAGGCGATTACCCGCAGCGGGATCAAGAAGGAAGACGTGGACCAGGTCATCATGGGAAATGTCCTTCCCGCCGGAGCCGGGCAGGCCCCCGCACGACAGGCCGGCATCTACGCCGGGGTCCCGGTCTCCGCCGGCGCCATGACGATCAACAAGATGTGCGGCTCGGGCCTGAAATCCGTCATGCTGGCGGAGCAGGCGGTCGCGACCGACGAGTTCGAAGTGATCGTCGCGGGCGGCATGGAGTCGATGACCCAGGCCCCCTACCTGCTGAAGAAAGCCCGATCGGGATACCGGCTGGGAAACGACACGATCTACGACCACATGATCATCGACGGGCTGTGGGACGTCTACAACAACCTCCACATGGGAAATTGCGCGGAGCTGCTGGCCAAGGAGCACCGCATCACCCGCGAGGAACAGGACGAGTTCGCGGCATCCTCCTATAACCGGGCGCTTGCGGCGATCCGGGAAGGGAAATTCGAGAAGGAGATCGTCGGCGTCGAAATTCCGCAGCGGAAAGGCGACCCCCTGGTGTTCAAGGTGGACGAGGAGCCTGGCCGCGGGAACGTCTCCAAGCTCTCCTCGCTGAAGCCGGTGTTCCAGAAGGACGGCACCGTCACGGCGGGGAACGCCTCGACGATCAATGACGGCGCGGCGGCGGTGGTGGTGATGTCGGCGGAGAACGCGAAACGCCGCGGAATCCGGCCGCTCGCCAGGATCCTCGGCTATTCCACGGCCTCCATGGAACCGGTGTGGTTCACCGTGGCCCCGATCGACGCCATCCGGAAGCTCCTGCAGAAGACCGGGGTCGACAAGGACAAGGTGGGGCTCTACGAGATCAACGAAGCGTTCTCCGGCGTCGCCATCGCCGCGATCCGGGGGTTGAAGCTCGACCCGGGCCGGGTCAACGTGAACGGCGGCGCGGTGTCGTTGGGACACCCGATCGGCGCATCGGGCGCACGGATCCTGACGACGCTTCTCTACGCGATGGAAGACCGGAACGAAAAGCTCGGAATCGCGTCGCTGTGCATCGGCGGCGGCGAAGCGGTCGCGATGCTGGTCGAGCGGATCTGA